The genomic stretch ACTTGGGTCGCCAGCTTCTTACTCTTATCTTTGAACCAAACTTTACTCTAAAGGACAGTTACGTTGCACAAAATGTTTACAAGTATACCAATATTCTGTATACGCTGTGTGAATAAGTGTGTAATCTACTAATCTGCTTGTGCAAAACTAACCGTTTCCAGCACCCCCTTGGCATTATCAAACACGTGACTCGATTGTATGTCTGACACCGCCTTTTCGGCATTCGCGTACGCCGACTGGACAAAGGATCCCAGCGTCGATCCTAGTGAGTTGAACACATCGCTTTGCACAAAATTCGATGAGGAGTAGGGAAGGCCCTTCTTCGAAGGCGGTCTTTTCATCTCCTCTGGCGCCATCACGGGCTCGGGAGTCGCGCTGTTGTAGTAGTCTGATATCTGGGACTCGGGCTGGAGCGCAATCGCCGGGTCCAGAGCCGGCGGTATTGGCGTGCCGTCAACAATGGCCCTCAGTCTTCTTCTGTAGTAGGCGGCGCCCTCAGTTTTGTATCTGGACGTTATCGGCAGGTCCATGATCTTATATTCGTCGAAAAACGACTTCAGGTTAGCGTTTCCTCCGTGCTTCATGTACAGCAGCTGGCGCGTGGTCCAGGAATCCATGGTTATGCTCTTAACGAAGCTGACCTGAAGCCCAAAACCCCTAAAGCAATTAAATTGCGCAGTTCGACGTACCTGTGGATGCCTGAACAGGTGAGGCATATGAAACTTCCGTGAGATAGTGACGCCCAGGTCGGACCCACCGATCCGCAGTCAAAGCAGGTATTGTTCGTCTCAATGGCGAGCAGTTCATGTAAGTGGATAATCTCCTTGCCTTCTGCCATGTTAACTGTACAGATGTATGACTAGGTATGGAATTAACAACTAAGTTCAAGTACGGGTAATCAGGCGGgcacaaatttaaaatttgtgttATAAACAACTCTGGCTGTGGTCGCTGGTTAAAAAAATACTCTGATATTGTACACCTTAAATTACAAATGGTAAATTCCCGCCCCAATTTTCACGTGTGCGGCATACCGGATACTACTCATCGCTGTACCAACGTTCTAATccacattaaaatttagacACTGCCCGGCCACtttatttcctttaaataaaaccCCTGTTGAAATTAAGAGATATGTACTGCGTGTCTAGTGTGTATTGTAATTACTTTATTTGTACGAGATTAGGGCTCGCGCAGTCGCCCTTACAGCAGATACTCCCtcatcagcttctccgCGCTCCTGTGGTACTCCTCTATCGTGGACTCGTTCTCGATTACCACATCTCCCCAGGCCAGTAGCTTATCGTACGGCGTTTGCGACCTACAGGCTATATCATCTCCTCCACTCACTTCATGATGTTCAAGTACGTGTTCTTCGGAATTTCAGAGTTGCGCCTCTGGCACCTCTGCAGCCTCGTTTCCTCGCTCGCCGAGCACACTATTATGGGCCCACACACCCAGGAGAGGTGCGTCTCATAGAGCAGTGGGACCTCGATGACTAATCAATGTTGGTTAACTGCTGACTATAATACCTAACCGTCATACGTATTTGTTcacaagtgtgtatatttaactGATCTGTTATGGCCTCCTTCGCGTTTAGTATATAGTGGCGGATCAGCcttaaatattcataaaataaCTGACAGGCTGAATGAGTTGTGTAGCTACTGGTTACCTATTAGACTCTTCCACGAAAGTAttctatattttacaacatCCCAAACGATTTTTGAGATGATATACTTGTGCAGGCACTTGTTGAGCAGCTTCCTTTTCGCCGGATCGCTGTATACCATCTCCCTCAGCACTGCCTTGTCTATTTCTCCGTCAGGTGACAAGATGCACTCCCCGAAGTTCTTGACGAGATTCCTGTATCCAGCCGTCCCGGACACCAGAAACTGCAACATCTTACACTTGTTCCAAACTCACCTGACGTCCTATCGAGTCTGAGTCGATTACATAAAACCCGTTCTCGGACAGGTATTTACCTATTTGCTTTGCAAAGTGTGTGGAACTTACCCAGCGTCGACTTACCGGCTCCTATACCCCCCGTTATCGCCGGAACGCACAGCCTTCTCCCTACTATGTGTACCAAAACACCCAAAATCCCATAGATCGGGTATTTATGGCTGACGAGCACCTGaaaattaatcatttaCTCAATGTCGTcaaatatcaatttttCAAAAGTTAAACTCACCAAATAACGTATTGCTGCTACATATAACACCAGTTTGTATAAGAATCCATTGCGATAATatgatattttttttgCTAATACCGATAGAGGCAGTAGAGAAAGTATTCCGGTAGTATACAATAAATGATaagttattttactcattaAAACGACATTTACTGGTTACtttaattgatatttataatttacatgttacatatatttaatttgatttagATCTTCTATTTGAGCCCTATTTCGTCCATACACCACTCTAGGAATAACATCAGcgtatgtttttaatttaaacctGATTGTTAGGTTCCTGTTACAATTAATATGATTTACAAAGatacatattatatatgtttttattttagcATATATAGGCCttatttgaaatttaaattaagatTCCTTACACACTTGCCCTACCGAGTATTCTCTGTGATTCCAACCTGGTTTTACCATCAATCCCACTGTTTATTAGAATCACGTCATGTAAACCACCACTAGGACATCCTATCGCGGAATCTTTGGTCACATCAACTCTTACTTATCGATTCCAGCAGCTTTTCTATCGCGCTTGCCCTGTTCATGATCCCGTCGGTTACCACGTCGCACTTCGGGCACTTCAGGTCGTTCGAGTACGCCTCGATTACGCACCTTTCGCAAAAGTAGTGGTTGCAGGAGGTCACAACGGGATTCATCTCGGCTGTCCACAGTTTTTTGCAGGAGAGGCAGCAGAAGGGCaccttcagcttcctcgCCCTCAGCTTAATGATCTTCTTGAGGCTGGCGTCGGCCTCGTCGACGCCACTCTCCGAAGAGTCAGAATCTGAATCCGAGTCAGAGTCATCTGAGTTCGAGTCCGAATCCGACGATTCCGCGTCTTcatcctcctcgtcctcagACGCCTTCGACTCCATCCTCCGGTGCCAGCgttccagcttcttctgcATCTTCTGCCTCTTTTCCgcctgctgctgctccCACTCCTTCTCCAGCTGCCACCCTGACTTGTAGTCGCTGCGATCGTGCAGGAACTTGCACGTATCTCCGAAGCCGCAGTACCCCGTCTCCTTGTAGTCCTTGCATATGTCAGGCTGGTAGTCGATTCGCAGCGTCGTCCTCACGTTCGTCGCCGATGCTCTCACTGGTCCGTAGAGGCCCGTGTACTTCGCCGCTGCTATGCTATCTTCTCGTACGTTCATCACTGGCTTATATGCTCCCCTTCCTCTGTACACCTTGTCCTCCAGTTCTCCTGCGAGTATCTTCTTTCCAATCTCCAAGTTCCTCTCCAGTATACTTCTCGTATCCATCGACTTATCCGTGTCAATTTCATATGTTGACGTCGCTCTGTTTATCGGCTCCTCTGACGACTACAGTGTTTATTGtgctaattttaatgtcaATTTACCTGTAGGTCTACGATAGTCGATTCTAGTGGCACAACATCTTTTTTATCGACatttttactcttattGCCCTAAATTCGTCAATATATTTCCCCTTTTATCCCTACcgttatattaatttttgcgatttgtctctttttaaataacttaaCGCCTCCTTGTGGATTCAATTCCGCTTctacatattattattataaactggtgcttatatttttatttgtacaaGAATATTTCTATGCGATCCTATGATACACTTACCATCATCAGCTGTCActccttcctcctcctttttttcatcaGATTTGCGATTTTTTATTGAAGCCAGGTTCCTCTTATTAAACATGGCCTTTTATCCATATgttacatataaatattcaattttaatcTTTATATAGTCTATTTCCTTTCAACCTTGTGGGTACCACAATACCATTACTATTTCCTttcacacacattttattctctcttttcctccttgttTACTTATAACTTTATCCTTTATCTTGGATtcctatttaattatttacctTTATTATCATCTTCCACTAAAACATCCCCTCTGTTATCACCTTCCATGCTACTATCCTTTTTTTCacacttacacatcatcttattattaatacacTCTTATCATTAATACACACTTCTAtattattaacatataGTTATATATCATTAACACATACTTCTATATCATTAATACACACTtctatattattaatatatacttgtttattacatgttttattcaattatttacttttttcctGGGATACTTTTTTTGCTTCTATAACTATATCTAGTAGTTTTCTACAGTCGTTGATCACTTGCGTCcagttaattttactttcgACGTACGGTTTCGTGTTTTTCTTTATCAGTTCGCACTGCTTCAGGATCTTAATGTACACTTCGTCTCCGTTGATCGAGTTCATGCTCGACGTCAGGTCTGATGTCTGGAACACGTCATCGTAGCTTCTATATGAGTCCTCCACTATGCTCGGCACTGTCGACACTCCATTGTTGTTCGAATCGATGATGCTTGACACTGTTCCCAGTGCGTTGTTCGACTCGATTATTTTCTTAGTGCTCGAATCGTTCCACATATTAACATTTCTTCTCACCAACGACTCATTTCTCTTATCTGTTTCATAACAATTCAGGTCATCTTCATAGTGTCCGTTGTATGGACTAATCTCATTGTTGTAGATGTTCAACTGATTAAATTCATTCAACGAGTTCTGAAGTTGCCTAtcgtatattttcaatattgaataatttttatccatttcGTTGATCCCATTTTCATTATctatattgtatttatttgttatttgtaTCAATTGTATTGTTAATgcttattatatatttgtatcaaTTGTACTGTCAATGTTCCTATTTCATATGTTCctttatcttttattttacacaaaacTTGCACTTTACACTTTGTACGCATTACACTCACTacctactactactaactACTTACTATTATCCTTCACTATATTTCAATATCTACCATACACTTACCGTGGTACTCCACCTTCGTCGTCGCTATCAACTTGTACCAGTCGTACACTGACTCGTCCTGTTTTTCTGCTGCATCCAGTGACTTCATGCTCCTCAGCGATTCCTCGTTGTTTTTCTTACTGACTTGGCTACTGATGCTATTGTTCTGGACTTTTGCTATTCCGTTTGTCGTGCCATTGACTAGTTTACTTGTGACTCCGTTGCTACTCTTTTGCAGCCCGTTGACTCCGTCACTCTTAGCGTTTCCATTGATCTCCGTTTTACGTTCGCCGCTATTCGACCTAAGTGGCACCCAGTCTTTATGGTTCGAGTAATCGACCACGTCTgcacattttttatactcCACACACTATCACTAACTCATATCAACACACTATCACTAACTCATATCAACACACTATCACTAACTCATATCAACACACTATCTAATTCTCAATATGCTTACCCTTCTCTCCTCTAGTTGACCTGTCCACTGATTGAATGCTCGACTTCCCTCTCTGGAAACAGCCTACTGAGGCGTTGCCCGTGCTTATCGACCTTATGTTGTCGACCAGCTTTACGTGCGGTAGGAGCGGAATGTCCAGCCCCGCCTTCCTCGGGAGCACGTACTCCCTGGGCACTCTGTACTCCGCCAGCCCGTGCACCAGGTGGCAGTAGTACGTCTTGCACTTGCCGATCCTGTAGTCCTTGCAGACCTGCGTCTTGTACACCAGCGGGTGGTAGTGTATCTCCTCGTAGGAGTGCGCGAAGGAGCAGTTGTTCCCTCGCGGACACGAGTTCCTCAGCACCGTCGTCCCCTCCCCCAGCTCCACGTCCGGGCAGACGTGCGGTATGTACCTCAGGATCGAGGAGTCGCGCAGGTAGAACGGACACCTTCTCGCCCAGTAGAGGTTGTGCGAGTAGTTGCACCTTTCCACTCCGAAGTCGCACCTCAGCGACGAGGCGAGCGTACACACCTTCGTCCTGAAGCGCTCCAGATCCTCCTCGCTTAGTATTGGCATTTTCAAGCTCACCCACTCTCTGCTTTCTTAACTAAAGATCTTCTAACTCTAACAAACTACCGTTCAGATTCTTTCAACTGTATGTTTCTCTTAAACTGCTTTCGAGTTTAGTTAAAACTGCATTCAaagaagtaaataaataaatttacaccAAGTTACTGACCGAGTGCGCCAGTAACTTCAGGTACTATCTTTCGCTAAAGCGTTATAATCGCTGCGTTCAAAAGCCTAATCTACCGATTCGACTTAGTtatctttgtttttataaacttaGCTTTGAACcatcaaaattaaattaagCTGTCAAATTATGTTTTGGAACAATTCATTCCTCAAAAGTACTAAAATACAAACCTTGCAATTTCAAAGAAAAAATGACAAAGTAAACTAAAAAAAcctaaattttaaagagaCTGGAGTGTGTAAATCAAAGGGTTAACATAATTAGAACTAAAAATCTAATACTgttcaaaattaaaatccGATAGAAATGTGTCAAAATGACTTAGAATACGAAGATGAATACGAactgaataaattaaaaatttaagtgTACTCTACACAActgtaataaaaaaggtttctttttttattttaaattatatttgcCCTTGACAGGTGAAACTGCTGTGAAAATTTTCTAGGGTACTCCGCTGCCGTTGCAGATTTAGACAATATATAGATCCGATGCATTGTTTTAAGTATAAATACGGTTACTCTCGGCCGATTTTcctaaaaatttaaaactaatCTAGTTTGATCTACACATTCGCGTGATTGTGTTTCAAGTTACCTGAGAATGGCTAGCTATTTCTCTTTTATTCTTCATTccttattcttattttccgATCTAATTTTCAATTCATCAACTTTTTCTCGATCTTCTCAGATCGATCtaagttattttaactgcatatatgtatatttttatccgTTTTTGGCCCCTGCTGCTTTTAGTCTTGCTGTCCGACTTTTTGACAATTTTTTAGATTTTTGCAGcatttttcatttttagcAGATATCTACCTGCATATGTATCAGAATACCTTTAATTCTTCCATTTGTGACACTTATTAACCTTGTATCTAATGATCGACATAATTAGTGTTGTCTCATTATCTTCTTACCTTGAAGTCTCAAGCCCATATTTTATCACTATATTCATTGCCTTTGGCACATAAAATTTTACTCTGtgcttatttattaactcGATTTGATTTGTTAGTCCATCTACGCTTTTCTGATTAAAAGTTATACAATAGACATAGTTGATTTTATCGTATGTGTAAGTGCTTACACACAGGTATATACAACAGATTAGTTTATCATAcattttgtatatacaaataaatatataaatatatatatatatgtatatatatatatatatgaacatttaatatacaacGGCAATGAATCTTTATCCATAAATTGTAttgaaatataatattcTATAGCTACATTAGTTGTATTGGATTAAAATTAGCAGTTGCGATTCCTTATGAACAAACTTATTCACATTCTACAGTATTGGCTTTATGCTGACGATGACCACGTCCTTTATGGGCTTATCGTCCTTATTTGTGGGAATCTGCATTAGAATTAGTTGCTGCGTCGTGGAATATCACTGTCTAGGTACCAGTTTGCACATatcattaaataaagaTTGGAAACTAGTTTTTATCTGTTAATCAACAAATGCCACTAATTTATCAGCGTTACCTTTTCTATGTCCTGTACTATGTCCATTCCACTCGTCACTCTTCCAAACACCGTATGCTTTCCGTCTAACCAGGGACATGGGACCGTGGTTATGTAAAACTGCGATCCGTTTGTGTTTGGCCCAGAGTTTGCCATTGCGAGCGTGAATGGTCTATCGTGTTTCAGCGACGGGTGTATTTCATCTTCAAACTCGTTGCCCCAAATGGACTCCCCTAATAACATGCGTTACACACAGGCGTTGTACCAACGTATTTATATAACCTATTGCTACTTCGTACCTCCCGTGCCGTCTCCTGTAGGGTCTCCTCCTTGAATCAtgaaatttttaatcactCTGTGGAATATTGTTCCATTGTAGTACCCGTTTAGTGAGTGCACTGTAAAGTTTTCCACTGTCTTCTTACACTCGTTGTAGAACAGCTGGACGTGTATATCCCCTTTACTCGTGTGTATTATTGCCTCCTTTGCTAGTTTCCCGCCCTTGTCGACGACTAAATTCACTCATTAGTGTTCCACTATTATTCTCGTACTTACCCTTTGTTTCCGCCTTTTCACCATGCTGGTCACTTATCACGTCTCTAGTCTCAATTTCATCATCGTCAGGGTCCTTATCCGTGAATATATACAGTctaattgtttattaatcGTGTCGTTAACTACATAAATGCTAAATTAAGGAAATGGATACTAGGTTAACTGCATAAATACCGTGTCGTACTACCAATATCTAGATATAAGGGCCATATACTACAGAATTATCTTTCAAAGTATCAGATAGTTACTTTGACTTTTGAAATGCGGTTGCTATTAAAATCGGCGGCAATACATCCTGATTAGCGTCCATCGATGGCTTGTATCGTTTCTACACATATGTGTTAGGTCACCTCCATGGGACAGTACGATAACGACACATAAGAGTATTATGGACTTTACAGTCTCACTATATAATGGCAGTAGCAGTGGACGTAAGTGCAGTAGTAACTGCAACAGTAACCGTAAAAGTAGCAGTGgcagtaacaataaataactcAAGTCTCACCTTGTCCACAACGTGCTGCAGTAGCGATATTTTCATGTATCTCAATGACGGCTCTGACTTCCCAATCACTCTCACCAGCTTATTCGTGATTATGTTTACGATCTTCACTCCCAGCATACAAGGgtacattaaataattcGACGATGAGTCAAACAGCAGGTTCGTGTACTCTCCCTCGCCGGtcaatttacttatttcgTTTTCGCACGACTGCCTCCTCAGAAAGTCGCTCGAGTCAAAGTGTAACACAGACTGATTCGGGTCAGTCTGTGCCACTGAGTACATTGTCACCGTCTCGTCGTACACTCTGTACAACTTCATCGTTTCAAATCGGAATATCCTTATCATTCCGTCGTTGCAATACATTGCAACCAAATTCCAGTTTGGCGATATACTCATCGATACCACATGGGTGTTGtactaaattatttatataagAACATCAGTTTAAACTAAACCAACTACTTCTATAGCCATATATATTTGCTATGTGTGTGTGCTACACACTTTTACTGTCACCAATAGTAGTGTTactatatgtgtatactatGTATGCTATATGTGATATATCACTAATGGTATAATAAGTTTGTACGGTACATCCACTCACCTTTCGCATTTCGTATAAATCGGTATCActcttcatttttactctAAAATACTCGCTGCACTTGGGGAATTTAAATGTTTCGACGTCGTACAGGTCCACATCGCCTGTGTTGTTTGCTACCAAACACACTCCTGCCCTCGGATTAAACAGCATCAGGTGCGGGCTCGTCGTTCCTATTTCAAACTTGCTGACGCTCGTCGACTGCAGCGTGGGCTTGAAAATATGAACTTCTCTGCTTGAATTCATTCTAAACGGCGTTATAACCTATCACACTTACATTGCAACCACTGGGTGTGGAGAGTTCTCCGATGTCAGAAACTCCAGTGCCACTGGTACGAAGTCCAGCTTAATGATGTTTACTAGGTCGAAGGACTGAAAGTCGATGTGCTTATACGTTTTATCGTATGAAATACAGCCCAGGTGAAGCCCGTCTACTGAGGCCCTCATCTGAATAATTGCGCCTAAACCACCTTTATTTTCTCTTAACTAACTCGTGTGCGCCGTCAAATGCTTTACAAACTGAACTCCATCCTGGTCGTAGTACCAGAATTTTATACACCCATCGTCGCTTCCTGTCGCTATATAGCGCGTCGAATGGCTTGCAACAACTGAAAACAGGTTATTCACAGTCCAAACCATACCGTGCTTGACAAACGTCCTATGAGTGTAACTCCTCGAGTAAAAATTAGAGCAAGGGAAGTGACTCAAATAAAGCGAATCGTTGAATTGGActaaaacattttatttcat from Theileria orientalis strain Shintoku DNA, chromosome 1, complete genome encodes the following:
- a CDS encoding complexed with cef1p — translated: MFNKRNLASIKNRKSDEKKEEEGVTADDEAELNPQGGVKLFKKRQIAKINITGNKSKNVDKKDVVPLESTIVDLQSSEEPINRATSTYEIDTDKSMDTRSILERNLEIGKKILAGELEDKVYRGRGAYKPVMNVREDSIAAAKYTGLYGPVRASATNVRTTLRIDYQPDICKDYKETGYCGFGDTCKFLHDRSDYKSGWQLEKEWEQQQAEKRQKMQKKLERWHRRMESKASEDEEDEDAESSDSDSNSDDSDSDSDSDSSESGVDEADASLKKIIKLRARKLKVPFCCLSCKKLWTAEMNPVVTSCNHYFCERCVIEAYSNDLKCPKCDVVTDGIMNRASAIEKLLESISKS
- a CDS encoding ADP-ribosylation factor GTPase activating protein → MAEGKEIIHLHELLAIETNNTCFDCGSVGPTWASLSHGSFICLTCSGIHRGFGLQVSFVKSITMDSWTTRQLLYMKHGGNANLKSFFDEYKIMDLPITSRYKTEGAAYYRRRLRAIVDGTPIPPALDPAIALQPESQISDYYNSATPEPVMAPEEMKRPPSKKGLPYSSSNFVQSDVFNSLGSTLGSFVQSAYANAEKAVSDIQSSHVFDNAKGVLETSKVWFKDKSKKLATQVQDPDWWEEKEMKAKVGAQKVATQLTHAASNASEWFQRIVTGIPVSSQSPHASFDDGQPSGLSTQPVGVSGGASLWSSQTKDLDDDPMMGPFKKSSFKKGAEPESWLSGLFEVTKITMLTRYEVVDLNEA
- a CDS encoding uncharacterized protein (dephospho-CoA kinase family protein); translation: MINFQVLVSHKYPIYGILGVLVHIVGRRLCVPAITGGIGAGKSTLGKYLSENGFYVIDSDSIGRQFLVSGTAGYRNLVKNFGECILSPDGEIDKAVLREMVYSDPAKRKLLNKCLHKYIISKIVWDVVKYRILSWKSLIVIEVPLLYETHLSWVCGPIIVCSASEETRLQRCQRRNSEIPKNTYLNIMKCGNRERVHDRGVPQERGEADEGVSAVRATARALISYK
- a CDS encoding cyclophilin peptidyl-prolyl cis-trans isomerase protein; the encoded protein is MSDPDLNSESSSEDEYGNVKRILINILGPVPVPVVKKRKTVQFNDSLYLSHFPCSNFYSRSYTHRTFVKHGMVWTVNNLFSVVASHSTRYIATGSDDGCIKFWYYDQDGVQFVKHLTAHTSAIIQMRASVDGLHLGCISYDKTYKHIDFQSFDLVNIIKLDFVPVALEFLTSENSPHPVVAIMNSSREVHIFKPTLQSTSVSKFEIGTTSPHLMLFNPRAGVCLVANNTGDVDLYDVETFKFPKCSEYFRVKMKSDTDLYEMRKYNTHVVSMSISPNWNLVAMYCNDGMIRIFRFETMKLYRVYDETVTMYSVAQTDPNQSVLHFDSSDFLRRQSCENEISKLTGEGEYTNLLFDSSSNYLMYPCMLGVKIVNIITNKLVRVIGKSEPSLRYMKISLLQHVVDKVRLELFIKRYKPSMDANQDVLPPILIATAFQKSKLYIFTDKDPDDDEIETRDVISDQHGEKAETKVVDKGGKLAKEAIIHTSKGDIHVQLFYNECKKTVENFTVHSLNGYYNGTIFHRVIKNFMIQGGDPTGDGTGGESIWGNEFEDEIHPSLKHDRPFTLAMANSGPNTNGSQFYITTVPCPWLDGKHTVFGRVTSGMDIVQDIEKIPTNKDDKPIKDVVIVSIKPIL
- a CDS encoding uncharacterized protein (zinc finger, CCCH-type domain containing protein); its protein translation is MPILSEEDLERFRTKVCTLASSLRCDFGVERCNYSHNLYWARRCPFYLRDSSILRYIPHVCPDVELGEGTTVLRNSCPRGNNCSFAHSYEEIHYHPLVYKTQVCKDYRIGKCKTYYCHLVHGLAEYRVPREYVLPRKAGLDIPLLPHVKLVDNIRSISTGNASVGCFQRGKSSIQSVDRSTRGEKDVVDYSNHKDWVPLRSNSGERKTEINGNAKSDGVNGLQKSSNGVTSKLVNGTTNGIAKVQNNSISSQVSKKNNEESLRSMKSLDAAEKQDESVYDWYKLIATTKVEYHDNENGINEMDKNYSILKIYDRQLQNSLNEFNQLNIYNNEISPYNGHYEDDLNCYETDKRNESLVRRNVNMWNDSSTKKIIESNNALGTVSSIIDSNNNGVSTVPSIVEDSYRSYDDVFQTSDLTSSMNSINGDEVYIKILKQCELIKKNTKPYVESKINWTQVINDCRKLLDIVIEAKKVSQEKSK